From a region of the Saccharomyces paradoxus chromosome IV, complete sequence genome:
- the SAC6 gene encoding fimbrin (Fimbrin, actin-bundling protein~similar to YDR129C) has protein sequence MNIVKLQRKFPILTQEDLFSTIEKFRAIDLDDKGWVEKQQALEAASKDGDATYDEARETLKHVGVDASGRVELDDYVGLVAKLRESKTGAAPQTTFNVAPNSAPIASTAATGLQHKGKGTQAKIIVAGSQTGTTHTINEEERREFTKHINSVLAGDQDIGDLLPFPTDTFQLFDECRDGLVLSKLINDSVPDTIDTRVLNWPKKGKELNNFQASENANIVINSAKAIGCVVVNVHSEDIIEGREHLILGLIWQIIRRGLLSKIDIKLHPELYRLLEDDETLEQFLRLPPEQILLRWFNYHLKQANWNRRVTNFSKDVSDGENYTILLNQLDPTLCSKAPLQTTDLMERAEQVLQNAEKLDCRKYLTPSSLVAGNPKLNLAFVAHLFNTHPGLEPIQEEEKPEIEEFDAEGEREARVFTLWLNSLDVDPPVISLFDDLKDGLVLLQAYEKVMTGAVDFKHVNKRPASGAEISRFKALENTNYAVDLGRAKGFSLVGIEGSDIVDGNKLLTLGLVWQLMRRNISITMKTLSSSGRDMSDSQILKWAQDQVIKGGKSSTIRSFKDQALSNAHFLLDVLNGIAPGYVDYDLVTPGNTEEERYANARLAISIARKLGALIWLVPEDINEVRARLIITFIASLMTLNK, from the exons ATGAATATCGTTAAATTACAA AGaaaatttccaattttGACTCAAGAGGACCTTTTTTCcacaattgaaaaattcaggGCCATTGACCTAGATGATAAAGGATGGGTTGAAAAACAGCAAGCTTTAGAGGCGGCGTCCAAAGACGGTGATGCCACTTATGACGAAGCAAGAGAAACCCTGAAACATGTCGGTGTGGATGCGTCAGGTCGTGTTGAACTGGACGATTATGTCGGTTTAGTCGCGAAATTGAGAGAATCTAAAACGGGAGCGGCTCCACAGACCACTTTCAATGTCGCACCTAATTCAGCCCCTATTGCTTCCACTGCCGCCACTGGGCTGCAGCACAAGGGTAAGGGTACCCAAGCCAAGATTATTGTTGCTGGTTCCCAAACAGGTACTACACATACCAtcaacgaagaagaaagacgTGAATTTACTAAACATATCAATAGCGTTTTAGCAGGAGACCAAGATATTGGTGACCTGCTTCCATTTCCTACTGACACTTTCCAATTATTTGATGAATGCAGGGATGGGCTGGTGCTGTCTAAATTGATCAACGACTCTGTTCCAGATACTATCGATACAAGAGTTTTGAACTGGCCTAAAAAGGGCAAGgaattgaataatttcCAAGCTAGTGAAAATGCAAATATTGTTATCAATTCCGCAAAAGCCATCGGTTGTGTCGTTGTTAATGTTCATTCAGAAGACATCATTGAAGGTAGGGAGCATTTAATTCTAGGTTTGATTTGGCAAATCATTAGAAGAGGTTTGTTGAGCAAAATCGACATTAAGTTGCATCCGGAATTATATCGTCTGTTAGAGGATGATGAAACGCTGGAGCAATTTTTAAGATTACCTCCCGAACAAATCTTATTGCGTTGGTTCAACTATCATTTGAAACAGGCAAACTGGAACAGAAGAGTtactaatttttcaaaagatgtCTCTGATGGTGAGAATTACACCATTTTATTGAATCAGTTGGACCCCACTTTGTGTTCCAAGGCACCATTACAAACCACAGACCTAATGGAGAGAGCTGAACAAGTTCTACAAAATGCTGAAAAACTAGATTGTAGAAAGTACTTAACTCCAAGTTCTTTAGTTGCCGGAAACCCCAAGTTAAACTTGGCCTTCGTGGCTCATCTGTTTAATACTCATCCTGGTTTGGAACCTATCcaggaagaggaaaaacCTGAAATTGAGGAATTTGATGCAGAAGGTGAAAGAGAGGCAAGAGTCTTTACTTTGTGGCTAAATTCTCTTGACGTCGATCCACCTGTCATTTCGTTATTTGATGACTTGAAGGATGGATTGGTATTATTGCAAGCTTATGAAAAGGTGATGACCGGTGCGGTTGATTTCAAACATGTTAACAAAAGACCTGCTTCAGGTGCAGAGATCTCCAGATTCAAAGCCTTAGAAAACACCAACTATGCAGTCGACTTGGGCAGAGCCAAAGGATTTTCTTTAGTTGGTATTGAAGGATCTGATATTGTAGACGGTAATAAATTACTGACCTTAGGGCTAGTGTGGCAATTGATGCGTAGAAATATTTCGATAACTATGAAGACATTATCGTCGAGTGGCAGAGACATGAGTGATTCTCAAATATTAAAATGGGCTCAAGACCAAGTAATTAAAGGCGGTAAAAGCTCCACCATTAGATCATTTAAAGATCAAGCTTTATCAAACGCCCACTTCTTATTGGATGTTTTGAATGGTATTGCACCAGGCTATGTTGATTATGATCTAGTCACCCCTGGTAACacggaagaagaaaggtACGCAAATGCAAGATTGGCTATCTCCATCGCCAGGAAGTTGGGTGCTCTGATTTGGTTGGTGCCTGAAGATATCAACGAAGTTCGTGCAAGATTAattattacttttattGCTTCGTTAATGACTTTGAACAAATGA
- the MTC5 gene encoding Mtc5p (Subunit of the SEA (Seh1-associated) complex~similar to YDR128W): MCSSLNEGPYTSPTFGKSLSLKVDGGFNAVSINPSGRDVVLASRQGLYIINLDDPFTPPRWLHHITPWQVADVQWSPHPAKPYWIVSTSNQKAIIWNLAKSSSNAIEFVLHGHSRAITDINFNPQHPDVLATCSVDTYVHAWDMRSPHRPFYSTSSWRSAASQVKWNYKDPNVLASSHGNDIFVWDIRKGSTPLCSLKGHVSSVNSIDFNRFKYSEIMSSSNDGTVKFWDYSRSTTESKRTVTTNFPIWRGRYLPFGEGYCIMPMVGGNNAVYLVNLCDDDESEENKKTKLQPIYAFKGHSDRVIDFLWRSRHTYNGDYDDREFQLVTWSKDCDLKLWPISDSIYGKVNFDRGKRLKEKLPDYDYCSYNKEPENRENIQKNEFKRIRENFVTTSGLKKNKTNHITWLSGIRMNNANSQDDLFNDTKIQNLGEEVSTIGHKFPKVVFEKISVSTRELCLTLNGPWSEENPDDYVFLRININFPPNYPSKGDPPKFIIEENANLTMSKRQEILSNLATIGQRYTDSNLYCLEPCIRFVLGEKISLEDIEEGQEPLLNFDIADHIDFEELSSLDSSYSDSQNLENLSSQSDTESYKEALVFTDTSNPGLDFGRNLALDTTPVPNGCGSCWSATGELFCFFANDKKPEKKQNAIIKLSQKDTGAEKHPFKVEPKVLYDKEVDSSAITAADELKARPKRYVDTLGLGGSTNGDSRTYSDDETSSDDSFDSVADDWDDILRNDIIVRTKIPMLRGNFGAFSSVHSESGKTVESTKRNKNLVISKDFGSLLSDRKELAQEYLFMDVTPEEFARNNALVAEKFELDEISHCWQILSDMLIDQSDYDPYTTIWNNHPMGIKWFIGEAIIYFERQQNLQMLAMLCCVILSARKKKSSTRCYGQELENMEGTIVFNDNESQNTSFWKGSDAISTRSRSSTVTPNFNGSHLRGKNIHGGDNSSIRSDDYHARLRTHNIFNGGNKFADPAQKQSSRAISSSPFHSRMPDIKVELLHDDIIEAYEQEDLLHLEVSDIPKFQTYIYQYSKLLFRWGLPLERVKILKVSTDFRSSYSSQDIISSDDKNSPYGGVLTHWIENKKFGEEKFIARNCNYCDLRVTRSSFICGNCQHVLHSSCARTWWEIGDECPSGCGCNCPDMFDA, encoded by the coding sequence ATGTGCAGTAGTTTAAATGAAGGTCCATATACTTCGCCAACTTTTGGAAAATCATTATCCTTGAAAGTAGATGGCGGGTTCAATGCCGTATCTATAAATCCTTCCGGTAGGGATGTTGTTTTGGCCAGTCGGCAGGGTCTTTATATTATCAATCTAGATGATCCGTTTACACCTCCAAGGTGGTTGCATCACATCACACCGTGGCAGGTTGCCGATGTGCAATGGTCGCCGCATCCCGCAAAACCATATTGGATAGTCTCAACATCGAATCAAAAGGCAATCATATGGAACTTAgcaaaatcttcatcaaatgCCATTGAGTTTGTGCTTCATGGTCATTCAAGAGCAATTACAGATATAAACTTTAATCCGCAACATCCTGACGTTTTAGCTACCTGTTCAGTTGACACGTATGTACATGCTTGGGATATGAGGAGCCCACATAGACCATTTTATTCGACAAGTTCATGGAGGTCAGCTGCTTCTCAAGTGAAATGGAATTACAAGGATCCAAACGTTCTTGCGTCTTCACATGGAAACGATATATTTGTATGGGATATAAGAAAAGGCTCCACTCCCCTTTGTTCTTTGAAAGGCCATGTGAGCTCCGTAAATAGTATAGATTTTAACCGGTTCAAATACTCTGAAATTATGTCGAGTTCAAACGACGGGACAGTAAAGTTCTGGGATTATTCAAGGAGTACGACAGAGTCAAAGAGGACCGTAACAACTAATTTTCCGATTTGGAGAGGACGTTACCTTCCTTTTGGAGAAGGTTATTGTATCATGCCAATGGTCGGAGGCAATAACGCAGTCTATCTGGTTAATCTATGTGACGACGATGaaagtgaagaaaataagaagaCAAAACTTCAGCCAATATATGCGTTCAAAGGACATAGCGACCGAGTAATTGACTTTCTTTGGAGGTCAAGGCATACGTACAACGGGGATTACGACGATCGTGAATTTCAATTGGTTACTTGGTCTAAAGACTGCGATTTAAAGTTATGGCCAATTTCTGACAGTATTTATGGGAAAGTCAACTTTGACAGAGGCAAGAGACTTAAGGAAAAATTGCCAGATTACGATTATTGCTCATACAATAAGGAACCTGAAAATAgggaaaatattcaaaagaatGAATTTAAGCGCATACGAGAAAACTTTGTGACAACGTCTGgcttgaagaaaaacaagacCAACCATATCACATGGCTCTCAGGAATTAGAATGAACAACGCAAATTCGCAAGACGATTTATTCAACGACACGAAAATCCAGAATCTGGGGGAGGAAGTAAGTACCATTGGTCACAAATTTCCAAAAGtcgtttttgaaaagatttcCGTCTCCACAAGGGAACTGTGCCTGACGCTCAATGGCCCCTGGTCAGAGGAGAATCCTGATGATTATGTCTTCTTGCGTATAAATATCAATTTTCCGCCTAACTATCCAAGCAAAGGGGACCCTCCCAAATTTATAATTGAGGAGAACGCAAATCTAACCATGAGCAAGAGACAAGAAATACTTTCCAATTTAGCAACTATTGGTCAAAGGTATACCGATTCAAATCTTTACTGCCTGGAGCCATGTATAAGATTTGTATTAGGTGAGAAAATCAGCCTGGAAGACATCGAAGAAGGGCAAGAACCCTTGTTAAATTTCGATATTGCAGATCATAtagattttgaagagtTATCGTCACTAGATAGCTCTTATTCCGATTCTCAAAATCTGGAAAACCTTTCTTCACAATCAGATACAGAGTCATACAAGGAAGCACTAGTATTCACAGACACTTCGAATCCAGGTTTGgattttggaagaaatCTAGCTCTCGATACCACACCTGTTCCAAACGGGTGTGGATCTTGTTGGAGTGCAACGGGGGAActtttctgcttctttgcaaatgataaaaaacctgagaaaaaacaaaatgcAATAATTAAACTATCTCAAAAAGATACAGGGGCAGAGAAGCATCCGTTTAAAGTTGAGCCCAAAGTTTTATATGATAAGGAAGTTGATAGTAGTGCAATCACTGCTGCGGATGAATTGAAGGCTCGCCCTAAGCGGTATGTTGACACTTTGGGACTAGGAGGTAGTACCAATGGTGATTCAAGGACATATTCTGACGATGAGACGTCTTCCGATGATTCATTTGATAGTGTCGCAGACGATTGGGACGATATATTGAGAAATGATATTATAGtaagaacaaaaattcCAATGCTAAGAGGCAATTTTGGGGCTTTCAGCTCAGTCCATTCAGAATCCGGAAAAACAGTAGAATCCACtaaaagaaataagaaTTTGGTGATTTCCAAAGATTTCGGTAGTTTATTAAGCGACCGCAAGGAACTAGCGCAAGAGTACTTATTTATGGATGTTACTCCAGAGGAATTTGCTAGAAATAACGCTTTAGTGgcagaaaaatttgagcTTGACGAAATTAGTCATTGTTGGCAAATATTATCTGATATGTTGATAGACCAAAGTGATTACGATCCTTATACTACCATATGGAATAACCATCCTATGGGGATAAAATGGTTCATAGGGGAAGCAATTATCTACTTTGAAAGGCAACAAAATTTACAGATGCTGGCTATGTTATGCTGTGTTATATTAAGTGccaggaaaaaaaagagctCAACCAGATGTTATGGGCAAGAATTGGAGAATATGGAGGGAACCATTGTGTTTAATGACAATGAAAGCCAAAATACATCATTTTGGAAAGGGTCAGATGCAATTTCTACTAGATCTAGGAGTAGCACTGTAACACCAAATTTTAATGGTTCTCATTTGAGAGGAAAAAACATCCACGGAGGAGACAACTCCTCAATAAGATCTGACGACTACCATGCTAGATTAAGAACGCACAACATATTTAATGGTGGTAATAAATTTGCGGACCCTGCTCAAAAGCAGAGCAGCCGTGCCATTTCATCCAGCCCTTTCCATAGCAGAATGCCTGACATCAAAGTCGAACTTTTACACGACGATATTATAGAAGCTTATGAACAAGAAGATCTTTTACATTTAGAGGTATCAGACATACCAAAGTTTCAAACTTACATTTACCAATATTCAAAGTTACTTTTTAGATGGGGACTGCCTTTAGAAAGGGTCAAAATTCTAAAAGTTAGTACTGATTTTAGAAGTTCTTATAGTTCTCAAGATATTATATCTAGCGATGACAAAAATAGTCCCTACGGCGGTGTACTTACGCATTGGATAGAGAACAAGAAGTttggagaagaaaaattcatagCTCGAAATTGCAATTACTGTGATTTGAGGGTGACAAGAAGCAGCTTCATATGCGGCAATTGCCAACACGTTTTACACTCTTCGTGCGCGAGGACTTGGTGGGAGATTGGTGATGAGTGTCCATCTGGATGTGGGTGCAATTGTCCGGATATGTTTGATGCCTAA
- the FIN1 gene encoding Fin1p (Spindle pole body-related intermediate filament protein~similar to YDR130C), with protein MSNKSNRRSLRDIGNTIGRSNIPSDKDNVFVRLSMSPSRTTSQKEFLKPPMRLSPNKTHGAKHSIQVTPRRIISPECLKGYVSKETQSLDRPQFKNSNKNVKIQNSDHITNIIFPTSPTKLTFSNENKIGGDGSLTRIRARFKNGLMSPERIQQQQQQHIRPSETKSSTESKANPFENEHPQDKDKLKRKNLLVELKKEEEDVGSGIESLTKSNTKLNSMLAKEGKVQKASFQKSVKFKLPDSIVAEETAELREIKDLVLQMLRRQREIESRLSNIELQLTEIPKHK; from the coding sequence ATGAGTAATAAAAGCAACCGTAGGAGTTTACGTGATATAGGGAATACAATTGGTCGAAGTAATATACCCAGTGACAAGGACAATGTCTTTGTGAGATTAAGCATGTCCCCTTCGAGGACGACAAGCCAAAAAGAGTTTTTGAAGCCACCTATGAGGCTGTCACCTAACAAGACGCATGGCGCGAAACATAGCATACAAGTAACACCGAGAAGGATAATATCACCGGAATGTTTGAAGGGCTACGTCTCTAAAGAAACTCAAAGCCTGGATAGACCGCAGTTCAAAAATTCGAATAAAAATGTGAAGATCCAAAACTCAGACCACATaacaaatataatatttccTACATCACCAACCAAATTGACGTTcagtaatgaaaataaaatcgGAGGTGACGGTTCTCTAACCAGAATACGAGCCCGGTTTAAGAATGGGCTCATGTCACCTGAAAGAatacaacagcaacagcagcaacatATTCGCCCTTCAGAAACTAAAAGCAGCACTGAGTCCAAGGCAAAtccatttgaaaatgagCACCCTCAAGATAAAGATAAactgaaaaggaaaaatttattagttgagctaaaaaaagaagaggaagatgtGGGAAGTGGCATAGAGTCTCTCACCAAATCGAACACTAAACTTAATTCCATGCTTGCAAAGGAAGGTAAGGTACAGAAAGCCAGCTTCCAGAAAAGCGTAAAGTTTAAATTACCTGATAGCATAGTGGCTGAAGAGACTGCGGAACTAAGGGAAATAAAGGACTTAGTATTGCAAATGTTAAGAAGACAACGAGAGATTGAATCAAGGTTATCCAATATCGAACTTCAGCTCACGGAAATACCGAAACACAAATAA
- the ARO1 gene encoding pentafunctional protein ARO1p (Pentafunctional arom protein~similar to YDR127W), translating to MVKLAKVPILGNDIIHVGYNIHDHLVETIIKHCPSSTYVICNDTNLSKVPYYQQLVQEFEASLPKGSRLLTYVVKPGETSKSRETKAQLEDYLLVEGCTRDTVMIAIGGGVIGDMIGFVASTFMRGVRVVQVPTSLLAMVDSSIGGKTAIDTPLGKNFVGAFWQPKFVLVDIKWLETLAKREFINGMAEVIKTACIWNADEFTRLESNASLFLNVVNGAKNIKVTNQLTNDIDEISNTDIESMLDHTYKLVLESIKVKAEVVSSDERESSLRNLLNFGHSIGHAYEAILTPQALHGECVSIGMVKEAELSRYFGILSPTQVARLSKILVAYGLPVSPDEKCFKELTLHKKTPLETLLKKMSIDKKNEGSKKKVVILESIGKCYGDSAQFVSDEDLRFILTDETLVYPFKDIPANQEKVVIPPGSKSISNRALILAALGEGPCKIKNLLHSDDTKHMLTAVHELKGATITWEDNGETVVVEGHGGSTLSACADPLYLGNAGTASRFLTSLAALVNSTPSQKYVVLTGNARMQQRPIAPLVDSLRANGTKIEYLNSEGSLPIKVHTDSVFKGGRIELAATVSSQYVSSILMCAPYAEEPVTLALVGGKPISKLYVDMTIKMMEKFGINVETSTTEPYTYYIPKGHYINPSEYVIESDASSATYPLAFAAMTGTTVTVPNIGFESLQGDARFARDVLKPMGCKITQTATSTTVSGPPVGTLKPLKHVDMEPMTDAFLTACVVAAISHDNDPNSANTTTIEGIANQRVKECNRILAMATELAKFGVKTTELPDGIQVHGLNSIKDLKVPSDSSGPVGVCTYDDHRVAMSFSLLAGMVNSQNERTEDVDPVRILERHCTGKTWPGWWDVLHSQLGAKLDGAEPLEYSFKKNSKKSVVIIGMRAAGKTTISKWCAAALGYKLVDLDELFEQQHNNQSVKQFVVENGWEKFREEETRIFKEVIQNYGDDGYVFSTGGGIVESPESRKALKDFASSGGYVLHLHRDIEETIIFLQSDPSRPAYVEEIREVWNRREVWYKECSNFSFFAPHCSAETEFQALRRSFGKYIATITGARDIKIPSKRSAFVCLTFDDLTEQTENLTPICYGCEAVEVRVDHLAKYSADFVSKQLSILRKATDSIPIIFTVRTKKQGGNFPDEEFKTLRELYNIALRNGVEFLDLELTLPTDIQYEVINKKGNTKIIGSHHDFQGLYSWDDAEWENRFNQALTLDVDIVKFVGTAVNFEDNLRLERFRDTHKSKPLIAINMTSKGSISRVLNNILTPVTSDLLPNAAAPGQLTVAQINKMYTSMGGIEPKELFVVGKPISHSRSPVLHNTGYEILGLPHKFDKFETDSAQLVKEKLLDGGKNFGGAAVTIPLKLEIVQYMDELTDAAKVIGAVNTVVPLGNKKFRGDNTDWLGIRNALISNGVPESVGHTAGLVIGAGGTSRAALYALHSLGCKKIFIINRTISKLKPLIESLPSEFNIIGIESTKSIEEIKEHVGVAVSCVPADKPLDDELLGKLERFLVKGTHAAFVPTLLEAAYKPSVTPVMTISQDKYQWHVVPGSQMLVHQGVAQFEKWTGFKAPFKAIFDAVTKE from the coding sequence ATGGTGAAGTTAGCCAAAGTCCCAATTCTAGGAAATGATATTATCCACGTTGGGTATAACATCCATGACCATCTGGTTGAAACTATAATCAAACATTGTCCTTCTTCGACATACGTTATTTGCAACGATACGAACTTGAGTAAAGTTCCGTACTACCAACAATTAGTCCAGGAATTCGAAGCTTCTTTGCCAAAAGGCTCTCGTTTACTTACTTATGTTGTTAAACCAGGTGAAACAAGTAAGAGTAGAGAGACCAAGGCGCAACTTGAAGATTATCTTTTAGTGGAAGGATGTACTCGTGATACGGTTATGATAGCCATCGGTGGTGGTGTCATTGGTGACATGATTGGGTTCGTTGCATCTACATTTATGAGAGGTGTCCGTGTTGTTCAAGTACCAACATCCTTATTAGCAATGGTCGATTCCTCCATCGGTGGTAAAACTGCTATCGACACTCCTTTGGGTAAAAACTTCGTTGGCGCATTTTGGCAACCAAAATTTGTCCTTGTAGATATTAAATGGCTGGAAACGTTAGCTAAGAGAGAGTTCATCAATGGGATGGCAGAGGTTATCAAGACTGCTTGTATTTGGAACGCTGACGAGTTTACTAGATTAGAATCAAACGCTTCATTATTCTTAAATGTTGTTAATGGGgccaaaaatatcaaggTTACTAATCAATTGACAAACGACATCGAcgaaatatcaaatacTGACATTGAATCAATGTTGGATCATACGTATAAGTTAGTTCTTGAGAGTATTAAGGTTAAGGCGGAGGTCGTCTCATCGGATGAACGTGAGTCCAGTCTAAGAAACCTTTTGAACTTCGGTCATTCTATTGGTCATGCCTACGAAGCTATCCTAACTCCACAGGCATTACATGGTGAATGTGTATCCATTGGTATGGTCAAAGAAGCGGAGTTATCCCGCTACTTCGGTATTCTTTCCCCTACTCAAGTTGCACGTTTATCCAAAATTTTGGTCGCCTACGGGTTGCCTGTTTCGCCTGATGAGAAATGCTTTAAAGAGTTAACCTTACATAAGAAAACACCATTGGAAACCttgttaaagaaaatgagtatcgataaaaaaaacgaaggttccaaaaagaaagtcGTCATCTTAGAAAGTATTGGTAAGTGTTACGGTGACTCTGCTCAATTTGTTAGCGATGAAGACTTGAGATTTATTCTAACCGATGAAACCCTCGTTTACCCCTTCAAGGACATTCCTGctaatcaagaaaaagttgttATTCCTCCTGGCTCTAAATCCATCTCTAACCGTGCTTTAATTCTTGCTGCGCTGGGTGAAGGTCCATGTAAAATCAAGAATTTATTACATTCAGATGACACAAAACATATGCTAACTGCTGTTCATGAATTGAAAGGTGCTACAATAACATGGGAAGATAATGGTGAAACTGTGGTAGTGGAAGGGCACGGTGGTTCCACATTATCAGCGTGTGCTGACCCATTATATCTAGGTAATGCAGGTACTGCATCTAGATTTTTGACTTCTTTGGCTGCCTTGGTCAATTCTACTCCAAGCCAAAAGTATGTCGTTTTGACTGGTAACGCAAGGATGCAACAAAGACCAATCGCTCCCTTGGTCGATTCTTTGCGTGCTAATGGTACGAAAATCGAATATTTGAATAGTGAAGGGTCCCTGCCAATCAAAGTACATACTGATTCGGTATTCAAGGGTGGTAGAATTGAATTAGCTGCTACAGTTTCTTCCCAGTACGTATCCTCTATCTTAATGTGTGCCCCATATGCTGAAGAACCTGTCACTTTGGCTCTTGTTGGTGGCAAACCAATCTCCAAATTGTACGTCGATAtgacaataaaaatgatggaaaaattcGGCATTAATGTTGAAACTTCTACTACAGAACCTTACACCTATTATATTCCAAAGGGTCATTATATTAATCCTTCAGAATATGTTATTGAAAGTGACGCCTCCAGTGCTACATATCCATTAGCCTTCGCTGCAATGACTGGTACTACCGTCACAGTTCCAAACATTGGTTTCGAGTCGCTACAAGGTGATGCTAGATTTGCAAGAGATGTTTTGAAACCTATGGGCTGTAAAATAACTCAAACCGCAACTTCAACTACTGTTTCAGGTCCTCCCGTAGGTACTTTAAAACCATTGAAACATGTTGATATGGAGCCAATGACTGATGCATTTTTAACTGCGTGCGTTGTTGCCGCTATTTCCCACGACAATGATCCAAATTCTGCGAATACAACCACCATTGAAGGCATTGCAAACCAACGTGTCAAAGAATGTAATAGAATTTTGGCCATGGCTACAGAGCTCGCCAAATTTGGTGTCAAAACCACAGAATTACCAGATGGTATTCAAGTCCATGGTTTAAACTCGataaaagatttgaaggTTCCTTCGGACTCTTCCGGACCTGTCGGCGTATGCACGTATGATGATCATCGTGTTGCCATGAGTTTCTCACTTCTTGCAGGAATGGTAAATTCCCAAAATGAACGTACTGAAGATGTTGACCCTGTAAGAATACTTGAAAGACATTGTACTGGTAAAACCTGGCCTGGCTGGTGGGATGTGTTACATTCCCAACTAGGTGCCAAATTAGATGGTGCAGAACCTTTAGAGTactctttcaaaaagaacTCAAAGAAAAGTGTTGTCATTATTGGTATGAGAGCAGCTGGAAAAACCACCATAAGCAAATGGTGCGCAGCCGCTCTGGGTTACAAATTAGTCGATTTAGATGAGTTATTTGAACAACAACATAACAATCAAAGTGTCAAACAATTTGTCGTGGAAAATGGTTGGGAGAAATTCCGTGAGGAAGAAACAAGGATTTTCAAAGAGGTAATTCAAAATTACGGCGATGATGGATATGTTTTCTCTACAGGTGGTGGTATTGTTGAAAGCCCAGAGTCTAGAAAAGCTTTGAAAGACTTTGCTTCATCGGGTGGATACGTTTTACATTTACATAGAGATATTGAGGAGACAATCATTTTCTTACAAAGTGACCCCTCAAGGCCTGCCTATGTGGAAGAGATTCGTGAAGTTTGGAACAGAAGAGAGGTGTGGTATAAAGAATGCTcaaatttctctttctttgccCCTCATTGCTCCGCGGAAACTGAATTCCAAGCTCTAAGAAGATCATTCGGTAAGTACATTGCAACAATTACAGGTGCGAGAGATATAAAAATCCCAAGCAAAAGATCTGCCTTTGTGTGTTTAACCTTCGATGATTTAACTGAACAAACTGAGAATTTGACTCCAATCTGTTATGGTTGCGAGGCTGTAGAAGTCAGGGTAGACCATTTGGCTAAATACTCTGCTGACTTCGTGAGTAAGCAATTATCTATATTGCGCAAAGCTACTGACAGTATTCCTATCATTTTTACTGTTCGTACCAAAAAGCAAGGCGGTAACTTTCCTGATGAAGAGTTCAAAACTTTGAGAGAGCTATATAATATTGCCTTAAGGAACGGCGTTGAATTCCTTGACTTAGAACTAACTTTACCTACTGATATCCAATATGAAGTTATCAACAAAAAGGGCAACACTAAGATCATTGGTTCCCACCACGACTTCCAAGGATTATACTCATGGGATGACGCTGAATGGGAAAACAGATTTAATCAAGCTTTAACTCTTGATGTAGATATTGTAAAGTTTGTGGGTACGGCTGTTAATTTTGAAGACAATTTGAGACTAGAACGCTTCAGGGATACACACAAGAGCAAGCCTTTAATTGCAATTAACATGACCTCAAAAGGTAGTATTTCTCGTgttttgaataatattttaaCACCGGTGACGTCAGATTTGCTTCCTAACGCCGCTGCTCCTGGTCAATTGACGGTGGCACAAATCAACAAGATGTATACATCTATGGGTGGTATTGAGCCTAAGGAGTTGTTTGTCGTTGGAAAACCAATCAGCCATTCTAGATCGCCAGTTTTACATAACACTGGTTATGAAATTTTAGGTTTGCCGCACAAGTTTGATAAGTTTGAAACTGACTCCGCACAGTTGGTGAAAGAGAAACTTTTGGATGGCGGCAAGAACTTTGGCGGTGCTGCAGTGACAATTCCTTTGAAATTAGAAATCGTGCAGTACATGGATGAATTGACTGATGCTGCTAAAGTTATTGGTGCTGTAAACACTGTTGTACCGTTGGGTAACAAGAAGTTTAGGGGTGACAATACCGACTGGTTAGGCATCCGTAACGCCTTGATCAGCAATGGCGTTCCTGAATCTGTTGGTCATACTGCTGGTTTGGTTATTGGGGCAGGTGGGACTTCTAGAGCTGCCCTTTATGCCTTGCACAGTTTAGGTTGTAAGAAgatcttcatcattaacaggacaatttcaaaactaaAGCCATTGATAGAGTCACTTCCATCTGAATTTAACATCATTGGAATAGAGTCCACTAAGTCTatagaagaaatcaagGAACACGTTGGTGTAGCTGTCAGTTGTGTACCAGCTGACAAACCATTGGATGACGAACTTTTAGGTAAGTTAGAGAGATTCCTTGTAAAAGGTACCCATGCTGCTTTCGTACCAACCTTATTGGAAGCCGCCTACAAACCAAGCGTCACTCCCGTTATGACAATATCACAAGACAAATATCAATGGCATGTTGTTCCTGGCTCTCAAATGCTGGTTCATCAAGGTGTGGCTCAGTTTGAAAAGTGGACAGGATTCAAGGCCCCTTTCAAAGCAATTTTTGATGCCGTTACAAAAGAGTAG